One Osmerus eperlanus chromosome 16, fOsmEpe2.1, whole genome shotgun sequence DNA segment encodes these proteins:
- the LOC134036772 gene encoding monocyte chemotactic protein 1B-like has translation MKLACALLLCISCLLMDTTSAQVNKVATCCRKTVRNRIRLTMLDSYYIQDIAMCPIKAVIFVTVKNIRLCSDPNDPWAQTAMDYLDKKNTSQTSHTTPQLKHQQPFHKRPTRAL, from the exons ATGAAGCTGGCCtgcgctctccttctctgcatAAGTTGTCTGCTGATGGACACAACCTCAGCCCAAG TTAATAAGGTGGCCACCTGTTGCCGTAAAACCGTCAGGAATCGGATCCGTCTAACCATGCTGGATTCCTACTACATTCAGGACATCGCCATGTGCCCCATCAAAGCAGTGAT TTTTGTTACAGTGAAAAATATAAGACTGTGCTCAGACCCCAACGATCCCTGGGCCCAGACCGCTATGGACTACCTGGACAAAAAGAACACCTCTCAAACTTCTCACACCACGCCACAACTAAAACATCAACAACCCTTTCACAAAAGGCCAACAAGAGCCTTGTAA
- the LOC134036700 gene encoding C-C motif chemokine 4-like, giving the protein MRSSLVSSTLLSIITWMAGAYANNGPSAQCCLHHSRTKVKLDQIQDYTVQTDQICNIPAIVFFTKKGLRICSSPNSDWSKKAMGKVDKEKREVERKEEKRDTTSHGPVVSHEPHKGSKMGQRKRQNKGRRNRKPGPRGQRKSAKKGREV; this is encoded by the exons ATGAGGTCCAGCTTGGTCTCCTCCACGCTTCTCTCCATCATAACATGGATGGCTGGGGCGTACGCAA ATAATGGCCCTTCCGCCCAGTGCTGTTTACACCATTCCAGAACAAAGGTCAAACTGGACCAGATACAGGACTACACGGTTCAGACTGATCAAATCTGTAATATCCCAGCCATAGT GTTTTTCACCAAGAAAGGACTTAGGATCTGCTCGTCACCTAACAGTGACTGGAGCAAGAAGGCCATGGGTAAGGTGGACAAGGAGAAGAGGGaagtggagaggaaggaggagaagagagacacaaCCAGCCATGGACCAGTCGTGTCTCACGAACCACACAAGGGGTCAAAGATGGGtcaaagaaaaagacagaataaagggaggaggaacaggaaacCTGGACCGAGAGGGCAGAGGAAGTCCGCAAAGAAAGGCAGAGAAGTTTAG